In a genomic window of Silurus meridionalis isolate SWU-2019-XX chromosome 27, ASM1480568v1, whole genome shotgun sequence:
- the smarca2 gene encoding probable global transcription activator SNF2L2 isoform X2 — MSTPTDPSVGMSHPGPSPGAGLSPGPILGPSPGPGPSPSSVHSMMGQSPGPPSVHGIQSQGSGDYSQEGMHPMHKPIEGMHEKGMGEEMHYGQIKGVGMRSLHSGMGPPQSPMDQHSQGYMSPHPSPMGSVPEHVPSPISGGGPTPPQMPMEPQAMGQPGRGHSAFSPVQLQQLRAQILAYKILGRGQPLPENLQLAVQGKRSLPTMQQQPVNTGPYNRPQGMPVPHGSPASGPCPTPGMQTHAPSTGPKPWTEAQGTEACSSSQKLPVPVPSGRPSPAPPQAQTPTQAMPSTSLTPQPQSQPQGQQSQQQQGPGQTSLIIQLQQKQNRITPVQKPQGLDPAELLQEREYRLQARIAHRIQELENLPGSLPPDLRTKATVELKALRLLNFQRQLRQDVVACMRKDTTLETALNSKAYKRSKRQTLREARMTEKLEKQQKIEQERKRRQKHQEYLNSILQHAKDFKEYHRSISGKIQKLSKAVATWHTNTEREQKKETERIEKERMRRLMAEDEEGYRKLIDQKKDKRLAYLLQQTDEYVANLTTLVYEHKAAQAAKEKKKRKKKKKKEDGETEGLGTIGPDGEPIDESSQMSELPVKVIQTETGRVLQGTDAPKSSQLEAWLEMNPGYEVAPRSDSEESGSEFEEEDDEELVSRAELEDKKVIDPNNEEVFETAAKHIIESAKQDVDDEYSVQAGDTSSQSYYGVAHAVIERVEKQSSLLINGTLKQYQIQGLEWMVSLYNNNLNGILADEMGLGKTIQTIALLTYLMENKRLNGPYLIIVPLSTLSNWVYELDKWSPSIVKIAYKGMPSMRRSFVPQLRSGKFNVLLTTYEYIIKDKHILAKIRWKYMIVDEGHRMKNHHCKLTQVLNTHYVAPRRLLLTGTPLQNKLPELWALLNFLLPTIFKSCSTFEQWFNAPFAMTGERVDLNEEETILIIRRLHKVLRPFLLRRLKKEVESQLPEKVEYVVKCDMSAIQKVLYRHMQGKGILLTDGSEKDKKGKGGAKTLMNTIMQLKKICNHPYMFQHIEESFAEHLGYPNGIINGPDLYRASGKFELLDRILPKLQATNHRVLLFCQMTSLMTIMEDYFAYRNFLYLRLDGTTKSEDRAALLKKFNTEGSQYFIFLLSTRAGGLGLNLQAADTVVIFDSDWNPHQDLQAQDRAHRIGQQNEVRVLRLCTVNSVEEKILAAAKYKLNVDQKVIQAGMFDQKSSSHERRVFLQAILEHEEQNEEEDEVPDDETLNQMIARNEEEFELFMRFDLDRRREDARNPKRKPRLMEEDELPSWIIKDDAEVERLTCEEEKEKMFPRGSRHRRDVDYSDALTEKQWLRAIEDGNLEEMEEEIRLKKRKRKRHLDKGSRREDGDKAKKRRGRPPAEKLSPNPPKLTKQMSTIIETVINYKDGSGRQLSEVFIQLPSRKELPEYYELIRKPVDFKKIKERVRNHKYRSLGDLEKDVMLLCHNAQTYNLEGSQIFEDSIVLQSVFRSARQKIAKEESEDDSNDEDDEESEAEYKSVKVKIKLNKQEERSQERGKKRPSRVKAKPVVSDDDSDEEQEENEQSEGSHTEDE; from the exons ATGTCCACCCCAACTGATCCGTCAGTTGGAATGTCACACCCTGGTCCTTCCCCCGGTGCTGGCCTTTCACCAGGGCCCATTTTAGGCCCAAGTCCCGGACCAGGCCCCTCTCCAAGTTCTGTCCACAGCATGATGGGCCAAAGCCCAGGACCTCCTAGTGTACATGGCATACAGAGCCAGGGGTCTGGAGACTATTCTCAGGAGGGCATGCATCCCATGCACAAG CCGATTGAAGGAATGCATGAAAAGGGCATGGGAGAAGAAATGCACTATGGGCAGATCAAAGGTGTTGGCATGAGATCCCTGCACAGTGGTATGGGCCCACCGCAGAGTCCAATGGATCAGCACAGCCAAG gataCATGTCACCTCACCCTTCCCCAATGGGCTCGGTACCTGAGCATGTGCCAAGTCCCATATCTGGAGGGGGTCCTACACCACCTCAGATGCCAATGGAGCCGCAGGCGATGGGGCAGCCGGGCCGTGGCCACTCAGCCTTCAGCCCTGTTCAGCTGCAGCAGCTCCGTGCACAGATACTTGCTTACAAAATCCTGGGTCGTGGGCAGCCTCTGCCTGAGAATCTGCAACTGGCTGTGCAGGGCAAGAGGAGCCTTCCCACAATGCAGCAGCAACCCGTGAACACTGGACCTTACAACAGGCCTCAAG GTATGCCTGTGCCCCATGGAAGCCCTGCATCTGGCCCATGCCCCACTCCAGGCATGCAGACACATGCCCCAAGCACCGGGCCAAAACCATGGACAGAAG CTCAAGGTACTGAGGCCTGTAGCAGCTCCCAGAAGCTCCCAGTTCCAGTCCCTAGTGGCAGGCcctctcctgctcctcctcaggCTCAAACACCTACACAGGCCATGCCCAGTACATCTCTCACACCACAACCCCAATCACAACCCCAAGGCCAGCAATCTCAGCAGCAACAAGGCCCTGGGCAGACCTCACTCATTATCCAGCTGCAGCAGAAGCAGAACCGCATCACACCCGTCCAGAAACCACAAGGCCTGGACCCAGCAGAGCTTCTGCAGGAGCGCGAGTACAG GTTGCAAGCCAGGATTGCTCATAGAATTCAAGAGCTGGAGAATTTGCCTGGGTCTCTGCCTCCTGACCTGAGAACTAAAGCAACAGTCGAGCTAAAGGCCTTGAGACTTCTAAATTTTCAACGACAG CTTCGACAGGATGTCGTGGCTTGCATGCGCAAAGATACGACTTTGGAGACAGCACTGAATTCCAAAGCCTACAAGCGCAGTAAGAGGCAAACACTGAGAGAGGCACGCATGACTGAGAAGCTGGAGAAGCAGCAGAAAATTGAACAAGAGAGAAAGCGGCGTCAAAAACATCAG GAATACCTTAACAGCATCCTCCAGCATGCTAAAGACTTTAAGGAGTATCACCGATCAATCTCTGGAAAGATCCAGAAGTTGTCAAAGGCTGTGGCCACATGGCATACCAACACAGAGAGGGAGCAGAagaaggagacagagagaatcgagaaagagagaatgagaaggcTGATG GCAGAGGATGAAGAGGGCTACAGAAAGCTGATTGACCAGAAGAAGGACAAGCGCCTGGCCTATCTACTCCAGCAGACCGATGAGTACGTGGCCAACCTCACTACACTGGTCTATGAACACAAGGCTGCCCAGGCTgccaaggaaaaaaagaagaggaagaagaagaagaag AAGGAAGATGGAGAAACTGAGGGGCTTGGAACAATTGGACCTGACGGGGAG CCCATTGATGAGAGCAGTCAGATGAGTGAGCTCCCCGTCAAGGTCATTCAGACAGAGACCGGAAGGGTACTACAGGGCACAGACGCTCCCAAGTCTAGCCAACTGGAGGCCTGGCTTGAGATGAATCCTGG GTATGAAGTGGCCCCAAGGTCGGACAGTGAAGAGAGCGGTTCGGAGTTTGAAGAGGAG GACGATGAAGAATTGGTCTCCCGAGCAGAATTAGAAGATAAGAAAGTGATTGATCCTAATAACGAAGAGGTGTTTGAAACAGCAGCAAAGCACATCATAGA ATCTGCCAAGCAAGATGTGGATGACGAGTACAGCGTCCAGGCAGGAGATACCAGTTCACAGTCTTATTATGGAGTAGCCCATGCTGTCATTGAGAGGGTGGAAAAGCAGTCATCCTTATTGATCAACGGCACACTTAAGCAGTACCAG ATCCAGGGCCTAGAGTGGATGGTGTCCCTGTACAACAATAACCTAAATGGCATACTGGCAGATGAGATGGGGCTGGGGAAGACCATCCAAACCATTGCACTTCTCACGTACCTAATGGAAAACAAGAGACTTAATGGTCCTTATCTGATCATCGTGCCATTGTC GACTTTGTCGAACTGGGTTTATGAACTTGACAAGTGGTCACCATCCATTGTGAAAATTGCTTACAAG GGCATGCCATCCATGCGACGGTCATTTGTTCCTCAACTTCGTAGCGGGAAGTTCAATGTCCTTTTAACCACTTATGAGTACATCATCAAGGACAAGCACATCCTTGCCAAG ATCCGCTGGAAGTACATGATTGTGGACGAGGGTCACCGTATGAAGAACCACCACTGCAAGCTCACACAGGTGCTGAACACACATTACGTCGCCCCACGCCGGCTTCTGTTGACAGGAACCCCTCTGCAGAACAAACTGCCTGAGCTTTGGGCTCTGCTCAACTTTCTCCTGCCCACAATCTTTAAAAGCTGCAGCACCTTTGAGCAGTGGTTCAACGCACCATTTGCCATGACTGGGGAACGG GTGGATCTGAACGAAGAGGAGACCATCTTGATCATCCGCCGTCTTCATAAAGTGCTGCGCCCCTTCTTGCTTCGTAGATTGAAAAAGGAAGTCGAGTCTCAGCTGCCTGAAAAG GTTGAATATGTGGTCAAATGTGACATGTCAGCCATCCAGAAAGTTCTGTATAGGCACATGCAAGGAAAAGGCATCTTGCTTACAGATGGCTCAGAGAAGGATAAGAAG GGTAAAGGAGGGGCAAAGACTCTTATGAACACCATTATGCAGTTGAAGAAGATCTGTAACCATCCTTATATGTTCCAGCACATTGAG GAATCTTTTGCCGAGCACTTAGGCTACCCAAATGGCATCATTAATGG TCCTGATCTGTACCGTGCTTCAGGAAAATTTGAGCTGCTGGACCGCATCCTACCTAAGCTTCAGGCCACCAATCACAGAGTGTTGCTCTTCTGTCAGATGACTTCCCTAATGACCATCATGGAGGACTATTTTGCCTACCGCAACTTCCTCTACCTACGTCTAGATG GAACAACCAAGTCTGAAGATCGTGCggcactgctgaagaagtttaaTACTGAGGGTTCACAGTATTTCATCTTCCTGCTCAGTACCAGAGCAGGGGGTCTTGGCCTTAACTTGCAGGCTGCTGACACTGTTGTCATCTTTGACAGTGACTGGAACCCCCACCAG GATTTGCAGGCTCAGGATCGCGCTCACCGAATCGGACAGCAGAACGAGGTGCGTGTGCTGCGCCTTTGCACGGTTAACAGTGTCGAAGAGAAGATCCTTGCTGCGGCCAAATACAAACTCAAcgttgatcagaaggtcatccAGGCCGGCATGTTTGACCAGAAATCCTCCAGTCACGAGCGCAGGGTTTTCCTACAGGCCATCCTGGAACACGAGGAACAAAATGAG GAGGAGGATGAAGTTCCTGATGATGAAACACTAAATCAGATGATTGCCCGCAACGAGGAGGAATTTGAGCTTTTCATG CGCTTTGACCTGGATAGGCGTCGTGAAGATGCGCGAAACCCTAAGCGTAAACCTCGTCTGATGGAGGAAGACGAGCTACCATCCTGGATCATCAAAGACGACGCTGAGGTGGAGCGTCTCACctgtgaggaagagaaagagaagatgtTCCCTCGGGGTTCGCGCCATCGCAGGGATGTGGATTACAGTGACGCGCTGACTGAAAAACAGTGGCTGAGA GCCATCGAAGATGGCAACCTGGAAGAGATGGAAGAGGAGATCCGTCTGAAGAAGCGTAAGCGTAAAAGGCACTTAGACAAAGGCAGCCGACGTGAGGATGGGGACAAGGCTAAAAAGAGGAGGGGACGACCTCCAGCCGAAAAGCTTTCTCCCAACCCTCCCAAACTCACCAAACAGATGAGCACCATCATCGAGACAGTCATCAACTACAAAGACGG GTCAGGCCGACAGCTCAGTGAGGTGTTTATACAACTGCCTTCTAGGAAAGAGCTTCCAGAGTACTACGAACTGATAAGGAAACCAGTGGACTTCAAGAAgatcaag
- the smarca2 gene encoding probable global transcription activator SNF2L2 isoform X1 — MSTPTDPSVGMSHPGPSPGAGLSPGPILGPSPGPGPSPSSVHSMMGQSPGPPSVHGIQSQGSGDYSQEGMHPMHKPIEGMHEKGMGEEMHYGQIKGVGMRSLHSGMGPPQSPMDQHSQGYMSPHPSPMGSVPEHVPSPISGGGPTPPQMPMEPQAMGQPGRGHSAFSPVQLQQLRAQILAYKILGRGQPLPENLQLAVQGKRSLPTMQQQPVNTGPYNRPQGMPVPHGSPASGPCPTPGMQTHAPSTGPKPWTEAQGTEACSSSQKLPVPVPSGRPSPAPPQAQTPTQAMPSTSLTPQPQSQPQGQQSQQQQGPGQTSLIIQLQQKQNRITPVQKPQGLDPAELLQEREYRLQARIAHRIQELENLPGSLPPDLRTKATVELKALRLLNFQRQLRQDVVACMRKDTTLETALNSKAYKRSKRQTLREARMTEKLEKQQKIEQERKRRQKHQEYLNSILQHAKDFKEYHRSISGKIQKLSKAVATWHTNTEREQKKETERIEKERMRRLMAEDEEGYRKLIDQKKDKRLAYLLQQTDEYVANLTTLVYEHKAAQAAKEKKKRKKKKKKEDGETEGLGTIGPDGEPIDESSQMSELPVKVIQTETGRVLQGTDAPKSSQLEAWLEMNPGYEVAPRSDSEESGSEFEEEDDEELVSRAELEDKKVIDPNNEEVFETAAKHIIESAKQDVDDEYSVQAGDTSSQSYYGVAHAVIERVEKQSSLLINGTLKQYQIQGLEWMVSLYNNNLNGILADEMGLGKTIQTIALLTYLMENKRLNGPYLIIVPLSTLSNWVYELDKWSPSIVKIAYKGMPSMRRSFVPQLRSGKFNVLLTTYEYIIKDKHILAKIRWKYMIVDEGHRMKNHHCKLTQVLNTHYVAPRRLLLTGTPLQNKLPELWALLNFLLPTIFKSCSTFEQWFNAPFAMTGERVDLNEEETILIIRRLHKVLRPFLLRRLKKEVESQLPEKVEYVVKCDMSAIQKVLYRHMQGKGILLTDGSEKDKKGKGGAKTLMNTIMQLKKICNHPYMFQHIEESFAEHLGYPNGIINGPDLYRASGKFELLDRILPKLQATNHRVLLFCQMTSLMTIMEDYFAYRNFLYLRLDGTTKSEDRAALLKKFNTEGSQYFIFLLSTRAGGLGLNLQAADTVVIFDSDWNPHQDLQAQDRAHRIGQQNEVRVLRLCTVNSVEEKILAAAKYKLNVDQKVIQAGMFDQKSSSHERRVFLQAILEHEEQNEEEGGNQGTQNPLWTHTEEDEVPDDETLNQMIARNEEEFELFMRFDLDRRREDARNPKRKPRLMEEDELPSWIIKDDAEVERLTCEEEKEKMFPRGSRHRRDVDYSDALTEKQWLRAIEDGNLEEMEEEIRLKKRKRKRHLDKGSRREDGDKAKKRRGRPPAEKLSPNPPKLTKQMSTIIETVINYKDGSGRQLSEVFIQLPSRKELPEYYELIRKPVDFKKIKERVRNHKYRSLGDLEKDVMLLCHNAQTYNLEGSQIFEDSIVLQSVFRSARQKIAKEESEDDSNDEDDEESEAEYKSVKVKIKLNKQEERSQERGKKRPSRVKAKPVVSDDDSDEEQEENEQSEGSHTEDE; from the exons ATGTCCACCCCAACTGATCCGTCAGTTGGAATGTCACACCCTGGTCCTTCCCCCGGTGCTGGCCTTTCACCAGGGCCCATTTTAGGCCCAAGTCCCGGACCAGGCCCCTCTCCAAGTTCTGTCCACAGCATGATGGGCCAAAGCCCAGGACCTCCTAGTGTACATGGCATACAGAGCCAGGGGTCTGGAGACTATTCTCAGGAGGGCATGCATCCCATGCACAAG CCGATTGAAGGAATGCATGAAAAGGGCATGGGAGAAGAAATGCACTATGGGCAGATCAAAGGTGTTGGCATGAGATCCCTGCACAGTGGTATGGGCCCACCGCAGAGTCCAATGGATCAGCACAGCCAAG gataCATGTCACCTCACCCTTCCCCAATGGGCTCGGTACCTGAGCATGTGCCAAGTCCCATATCTGGAGGGGGTCCTACACCACCTCAGATGCCAATGGAGCCGCAGGCGATGGGGCAGCCGGGCCGTGGCCACTCAGCCTTCAGCCCTGTTCAGCTGCAGCAGCTCCGTGCACAGATACTTGCTTACAAAATCCTGGGTCGTGGGCAGCCTCTGCCTGAGAATCTGCAACTGGCTGTGCAGGGCAAGAGGAGCCTTCCCACAATGCAGCAGCAACCCGTGAACACTGGACCTTACAACAGGCCTCAAG GTATGCCTGTGCCCCATGGAAGCCCTGCATCTGGCCCATGCCCCACTCCAGGCATGCAGACACATGCCCCAAGCACCGGGCCAAAACCATGGACAGAAG CTCAAGGTACTGAGGCCTGTAGCAGCTCCCAGAAGCTCCCAGTTCCAGTCCCTAGTGGCAGGCcctctcctgctcctcctcaggCTCAAACACCTACACAGGCCATGCCCAGTACATCTCTCACACCACAACCCCAATCACAACCCCAAGGCCAGCAATCTCAGCAGCAACAAGGCCCTGGGCAGACCTCACTCATTATCCAGCTGCAGCAGAAGCAGAACCGCATCACACCCGTCCAGAAACCACAAGGCCTGGACCCAGCAGAGCTTCTGCAGGAGCGCGAGTACAG GTTGCAAGCCAGGATTGCTCATAGAATTCAAGAGCTGGAGAATTTGCCTGGGTCTCTGCCTCCTGACCTGAGAACTAAAGCAACAGTCGAGCTAAAGGCCTTGAGACTTCTAAATTTTCAACGACAG CTTCGACAGGATGTCGTGGCTTGCATGCGCAAAGATACGACTTTGGAGACAGCACTGAATTCCAAAGCCTACAAGCGCAGTAAGAGGCAAACACTGAGAGAGGCACGCATGACTGAGAAGCTGGAGAAGCAGCAGAAAATTGAACAAGAGAGAAAGCGGCGTCAAAAACATCAG GAATACCTTAACAGCATCCTCCAGCATGCTAAAGACTTTAAGGAGTATCACCGATCAATCTCTGGAAAGATCCAGAAGTTGTCAAAGGCTGTGGCCACATGGCATACCAACACAGAGAGGGAGCAGAagaaggagacagagagaatcgagaaagagagaatgagaaggcTGATG GCAGAGGATGAAGAGGGCTACAGAAAGCTGATTGACCAGAAGAAGGACAAGCGCCTGGCCTATCTACTCCAGCAGACCGATGAGTACGTGGCCAACCTCACTACACTGGTCTATGAACACAAGGCTGCCCAGGCTgccaaggaaaaaaagaagaggaagaagaagaagaag AAGGAAGATGGAGAAACTGAGGGGCTTGGAACAATTGGACCTGACGGGGAG CCCATTGATGAGAGCAGTCAGATGAGTGAGCTCCCCGTCAAGGTCATTCAGACAGAGACCGGAAGGGTACTACAGGGCACAGACGCTCCCAAGTCTAGCCAACTGGAGGCCTGGCTTGAGATGAATCCTGG GTATGAAGTGGCCCCAAGGTCGGACAGTGAAGAGAGCGGTTCGGAGTTTGAAGAGGAG GACGATGAAGAATTGGTCTCCCGAGCAGAATTAGAAGATAAGAAAGTGATTGATCCTAATAACGAAGAGGTGTTTGAAACAGCAGCAAAGCACATCATAGA ATCTGCCAAGCAAGATGTGGATGACGAGTACAGCGTCCAGGCAGGAGATACCAGTTCACAGTCTTATTATGGAGTAGCCCATGCTGTCATTGAGAGGGTGGAAAAGCAGTCATCCTTATTGATCAACGGCACACTTAAGCAGTACCAG ATCCAGGGCCTAGAGTGGATGGTGTCCCTGTACAACAATAACCTAAATGGCATACTGGCAGATGAGATGGGGCTGGGGAAGACCATCCAAACCATTGCACTTCTCACGTACCTAATGGAAAACAAGAGACTTAATGGTCCTTATCTGATCATCGTGCCATTGTC GACTTTGTCGAACTGGGTTTATGAACTTGACAAGTGGTCACCATCCATTGTGAAAATTGCTTACAAG GGCATGCCATCCATGCGACGGTCATTTGTTCCTCAACTTCGTAGCGGGAAGTTCAATGTCCTTTTAACCACTTATGAGTACATCATCAAGGACAAGCACATCCTTGCCAAG ATCCGCTGGAAGTACATGATTGTGGACGAGGGTCACCGTATGAAGAACCACCACTGCAAGCTCACACAGGTGCTGAACACACATTACGTCGCCCCACGCCGGCTTCTGTTGACAGGAACCCCTCTGCAGAACAAACTGCCTGAGCTTTGGGCTCTGCTCAACTTTCTCCTGCCCACAATCTTTAAAAGCTGCAGCACCTTTGAGCAGTGGTTCAACGCACCATTTGCCATGACTGGGGAACGG GTGGATCTGAACGAAGAGGAGACCATCTTGATCATCCGCCGTCTTCATAAAGTGCTGCGCCCCTTCTTGCTTCGTAGATTGAAAAAGGAAGTCGAGTCTCAGCTGCCTGAAAAG GTTGAATATGTGGTCAAATGTGACATGTCAGCCATCCAGAAAGTTCTGTATAGGCACATGCAAGGAAAAGGCATCTTGCTTACAGATGGCTCAGAGAAGGATAAGAAG GGTAAAGGAGGGGCAAAGACTCTTATGAACACCATTATGCAGTTGAAGAAGATCTGTAACCATCCTTATATGTTCCAGCACATTGAG GAATCTTTTGCCGAGCACTTAGGCTACCCAAATGGCATCATTAATGG TCCTGATCTGTACCGTGCTTCAGGAAAATTTGAGCTGCTGGACCGCATCCTACCTAAGCTTCAGGCCACCAATCACAGAGTGTTGCTCTTCTGTCAGATGACTTCCCTAATGACCATCATGGAGGACTATTTTGCCTACCGCAACTTCCTCTACCTACGTCTAGATG GAACAACCAAGTCTGAAGATCGTGCggcactgctgaagaagtttaaTACTGAGGGTTCACAGTATTTCATCTTCCTGCTCAGTACCAGAGCAGGGGGTCTTGGCCTTAACTTGCAGGCTGCTGACACTGTTGTCATCTTTGACAGTGACTGGAACCCCCACCAG GATTTGCAGGCTCAGGATCGCGCTCACCGAATCGGACAGCAGAACGAGGTGCGTGTGCTGCGCCTTTGCACGGTTAACAGTGTCGAAGAGAAGATCCTTGCTGCGGCCAAATACAAACTCAAcgttgatcagaaggtcatccAGGCCGGCATGTTTGACCAGAAATCCTCCAGTCACGAGCGCAGGGTTTTCCTACAGGCCATCCTGGAACACGAGGAACAAAATGAG GAGGAGGGAGGAAACCAGGGAACCCAGAATCCTTTGTggacacataca GAGGAGGATGAAGTTCCTGATGATGAAACACTAAATCAGATGATTGCCCGCAACGAGGAGGAATTTGAGCTTTTCATG CGCTTTGACCTGGATAGGCGTCGTGAAGATGCGCGAAACCCTAAGCGTAAACCTCGTCTGATGGAGGAAGACGAGCTACCATCCTGGATCATCAAAGACGACGCTGAGGTGGAGCGTCTCACctgtgaggaagagaaagagaagatgtTCCCTCGGGGTTCGCGCCATCGCAGGGATGTGGATTACAGTGACGCGCTGACTGAAAAACAGTGGCTGAGA GCCATCGAAGATGGCAACCTGGAAGAGATGGAAGAGGAGATCCGTCTGAAGAAGCGTAAGCGTAAAAGGCACTTAGACAAAGGCAGCCGACGTGAGGATGGGGACAAGGCTAAAAAGAGGAGGGGACGACCTCCAGCCGAAAAGCTTTCTCCCAACCCTCCCAAACTCACCAAACAGATGAGCACCATCATCGAGACAGTCATCAACTACAAAGACGG GTCAGGCCGACAGCTCAGTGAGGTGTTTATACAACTGCCTTCTAGGAAAGAGCTTCCAGAGTACTACGAACTGATAAGGAAACCAGTGGACTTCAAGAAgatcaag